AGAGTTTTGCGATGATCCGTCTGTTCTTTGCGTAATCCTGCTAACCAAGCGGTGGCTTTGAGTTCTTCTAAAGCGCGTTGCATCGGCTCAACTTTACGGATTTGGTCATACAGGTTTAGGGAGACTAAATCTTGCTTATCCCAGAGTTTACCATAAATCGCCTCCATTCGGGCGGGACTGATGGGAGATTGATAGACTTTGAGATTGAGTTGTAAACGTTGAGTCAGATTTTCGGCGAATTGGTACGTTTCTGAGGGTAAATAACCCGTGTCGACCCAAATAACGGGTAAATCAGGCGCAACTTGGGTAACTAAATGCAACATTACCGCCGATTGAATACCAAAACTGGTACTCATGACTAGACCTTTTCCGAAGGTATTGTAAGCCCAGTGAATGATTTCTAGAGCTGATACTTGAGAAAGTTGTTGATTGATTGAGGTTAAATCTGTGAGATTTAAGGTTTCTAACTGATACTGCTGCATGGTTAAAGCAAGTTTTCTAGGTGCTGGATAAGCTGAGGCGCTTGCAAAACTCCCTCAATACGGTCAACAGGTTGCCCATTGCGAAATAAAACCAGGGTGGGGAGGGCTGAGATTTCGTAACGGGAGGCGATTTGAGGATACTTATCTGTATCAATCTTGACTATTTGGACACGGTTACTTAACTGTTGGTTGACTTGTTCTAATATTGATGCCATGATCTGACAGGGACCGCACCAAGTGGCGTAAAAGTCTACAAGTATGGGTAGGTTGGAACCGGCGAGTAATTCCTCAAAACTAGAGAATTGCTTTTTAACTGTCATGCTCTATGATTGTTTTTGTCCTTAACTTTTAATCATAACTGATTTTTGATGGTTCAGATACCAGAAAATTTACCAAATTTGTGCGATCGCGTCGCTATTGTCACTGGTGCTTCCCGAGGTATTGGTCGCTCTGCGGCTTTAGCATTAGCTCATGAGGGGGCTAAAGTAGTAGTTAATTACTCTCGTTCTCAAGAACCTGCTCTAACGCTAGTGGAGGAGATTACTCAAACAGGAGGGGAGGCGATCGCTCTTAGTGCTGATGTTTCCCAATCCGAACAGGTAGAAGGTTTAATTAAGACTACTATGGATACCTGGGGGCGTATTGATGTTTTAGTCAACAACGCTGGTATTACTCGTGATAATATCTTATTGCGCATGAAAACTGAAGATTGGCAAGCGGTAATTGACCTCAATCTGACGGGGGTTTTCCTTTGTACGCGCGCCGTAAGTAAAGTTATGTTAAAACAGCGCAGTGGACGCATTATCAATATTACCTCTGTGGCAGGTTTAATGGGTAATCCGGGTCAAGCCAACTATAGCGCTGCTAAAGCGGGGGTAATTGGTTTTACCAAAAGCGTCGCTAAAGAATTAGCGGGGAGGGG
Above is a window of Gloeocapsa sp. PCC 73106 DNA encoding:
- a CDS encoding phosphoadenylyl-sulfate reductase → MQQYQLETLNLTDLTSINQQLSQVSALEIIHWAYNTFGKGLVMSTSFGIQSAVMLHLVTQVAPDLPVIWVDTGYLPSETYQFAENLTQRLQLNLKVYQSPISPARMEAIYGKLWDKQDLVSLNLYDQIRKVEPMQRALEELKATAWLAGLRKEQTDHRKTLDFVATQGQYYKVHPILTWNSRDIYQYLNTYDLPYHPFFDLGYVSVGDWHSSRPFLADDNSERDTRFNGVKQECGLHLTLTPEQAQSLDSSTL
- the fabG gene encoding 3-oxoacyl-[acyl-carrier-protein] reductase is translated as MVQIPENLPNLCDRVAIVTGASRGIGRSAALALAHEGAKVVVNYSRSQEPALTLVEEITQTGGEAIALSADVSQSEQVEGLIKTTMDTWGRIDVLVNNAGITRDNILLRMKTEDWQAVIDLNLTGVFLCTRAVSKVMLKQRSGRIINITSVAGLMGNPGQANYSAAKAGVIGFTKSVAKELAGRGITVNAVAPGFIATDMTKDIPSEEIIKLIPLGRFGQPEEVAGMIRFLAGDPASAYITGQVFNVDGGMVMA
- the trxA gene encoding thioredoxin, translated to MTVKKQFSSFEELLAGSNLPILVDFYATWCGPCQIMASILEQVNQQLSNRVQIVKIDTDKYPQIASRYEISALPTLVLFRNGQPVDRIEGVLQAPQLIQHLENLL